GGCCGCGGCATCGGCGTGTTTGCGATCCTGGTGATCGCGGTTGTGGCCGCATTGGTGTTGGTTGGACCGAAGGAGGACAGCGTGGATGACATCGAAGTTTGGCGATGGGTCTGGCTAGGTGCCGCCGTCGTGCTCGGAATCGGCGAGATGGTGACGGCCGGTCTGTTCATGCTGCCCTTTGCAATAGGGGCGGTCGTCGCCGGCATCCTTGCGTTCTTCGAGGTCGCGGTTTGGGCGCAGATCGTTGCTTTCCTCGCGGTTTCGATTGGCGCGCTGTGGGGCCTGAGGAGCTTTGCGTGGCGTGAAGGCGAGCCGAGCTATCCGGTGGGAGCCAAGCGCTACGTCGATGCGGTCGGAACGGTGATCGAGCCGATCGACCGCGTCGCCGGGACGGGCCGGGTCAGGGTCGAGACCGAGCAATGGAGTGCGACGACGGACCTCGACAGTGTCATCGAAGCGAACACCGAAGTGCGAGTCATCGACGTACGCGGCGCACGCCTCGTGGTGGAACCGAAGTCATAGCGGACGAAGAAAAGAAGGAGCTCACATGGGAGCCATTGCTGTAGTCATCGGCGTGATCGCACTTGTGGTGATCTACGCCGCACTCGGTCTCAAGATCGTGAAGCAGTTCGAGCAGGGTCTCGTCGAGCGGTTCGGCAAGTACCGCGAAACACTCGACCCCGGTCTGCATCTCATCGTGCCATTCATCGACCGGATCCGGCGGGTGGACATGCGTGAGATCGTCGTCGACGTTCCTCCCCAGGAGGTCATCACAAAGGACAACGTCGTGGTCACGGTCGATGCCGTCGTCTACTACCAGGCGACGGACCCCGTGAAGCTGGTGTACAACGTGCAGAACTTCGTCCTGGCAGCAACCAAGTTGGCGCAGACCAACTTGCGTAACGTCGTCGGCGACCTCGACCTGGACGATGCGCTCACCTCACGTGAGACGATCAACGCCCAGCTCCGTGCCATCTTGGACGAGGCGACCGATGTCTGGGGCACGAAGGTCGTGCGTGTTGAGATCCAGCGCATCGATCCGCCCGCGGACGTCACCGACGCCATGCACCGCCAGATGAAGGCGGAGCGCGATCGCCGTGCGGTCGTCACGGAGTCCGAGGGTTCGAAGCGTGCCGAGATCCTCAAGGCGGAGGGCGTGAAGCAGTCCCGAATCCTCGAGGCCGAAGGTCAGGCCGAAGCGATCAAGCAGGTCGCAGACGCTGAGCGCTACCAGAAGGAGACGGTTGCCGAGGGTGAGGGTCGCGCCATCGAGCGTGTGTTCGGCGCCATCCATACCGGCGACCCCACGCCGGACCTGATTGCGATCCGCTACCTCGAGGCCCTCCAGGGCATCGCGGACGGACAGGCTACCAAGATCTTCCTGCCCGTCGAGATGAGCGGGATCTTGAGCACCATCGGT
This is a stretch of genomic DNA from Acidobacteriota bacterium. It encodes these proteins:
- a CDS encoding SPFH/Band 7/PHB domain protein; translated protein: MGAIAVVIGVIALVVIYAALGLKIVKQFEQGLVERFGKYRETLDPGLHLIVPFIDRIRRVDMREIVVDVPPQEVITKDNVVVTVDAVVYYQATDPVKLVYNVQNFVLAATKLAQTNLRNVVGDLDLDDALTSRETINAQLRAILDEATDVWGTKVVRVEIQRIDPPADVTDAMHRQMKAERDRRAVVTESEGSKRAEILKAEGVKQSRILEAEGQAEAIKQVADAERYQKETVAEGEGRAIERVFGAIHTGDPTPDLIAIRYLEALQGIADGQATKIFLPVEMSGILSTIGAIGEVFNASGDGASTPSSSSS